The stretch of DNA ATAATTAGTAGACTGGGGCCAGATTATAATTAGTAGACTGGGGCCAGATTATAATTAGTAGACTTGGGCCAGATTATAATTAGTAGACTTGGGCCAGGTCATAATTACAGATAATTAGTAGACTGGGGCCTAATCATAATTAGTAGACTGGGGCCAGATTATAATTAGTAGACTGGGGCCAGATCATAATTAGTAGACTGGGGCCAGATTATAATTAGTAGACTGGGGCCAGATTATAATTAGTAGACTGGGGCCAGATTATAATTACAGATAATTAgtagatagtgcactacattattgggccctgtctaaagtagtgcactacattattgggccctgtctaaagtagtgcactacattattgggccctgtctaaagtagtgcactacattattgggccctgtctaaagtagtgcactacattattgggccctgtctaaagtagtgcactacattattgggccctgtctaaagtagtgcactacattattgggccctgtctaaagtagtgcactacaatatTGGgccctgtctaaagtagtgcactacattattgggccctgtctaaagtagtgcactacattattgggccctgtctaaagtagtgcactacaatatTGGgccctgtctaaagtagtgcactacattattgggccctgtctaaagtagtgcactacattattgggccctgtctaaagtagtgcactacattattgggccctgtctaaagtagtgcactacattattgggccctgtctaaagtagtgcactacattattgggccctgtctaaagtagtgcactacaatatTGGgccctgtctaaagtagtgcactacattattgggccctgtctaaagtagtgcactgcattaTTGGgccctgtctaaagtagtgcactacattattgggccctgtctaaagtagtgcactacattattgggtcctgtctaaagtagtgcactacattattgggccctgtctaaagtagtgcactacattattgggccaggtctaaagtagtgcactacattattgggccctgtctaaagtagtgcactacattattgGGCcgtgtctaaagtagtgcactacattattgggccctgtctaaagtagtgcactacattattgggccctgtctaaagtagtgcactacattattgttccctgtctaaagtagtgcactacattattgggccctgtctaaagtagtgcactacataattgggccctgtctaaagtagtgcactacataatatagggaatagggtgccatagggctctggtctatagtagtgcactatataggaaacaggcttccatttgggacacaatcccAGTGTCACGGTCGTGGACAGTGAGCAGAGCGCCTATTCAATCCATGACGCTCGGTGGAATCGCCTTCATCACACGGATCGTATTCATTAGAGCACACGGTGGCAAAACGGTTTGCAACGGAAAACAAACCAGAGCTCTTCTTATTGGACAGGTAGTCTCTCCTTGTTTTAGTGTGTTTTCTAATGAATACTACCCTGTTGTGTCTATTTGAAGTCAATGATACTGTGGTAAGAAAGTGTAATGGAGCTCAATTATTCCTACCGCCATTCATACGACGGcagctagcctagcggttagcggccagtcaccgaaaggttgctagtttgaatctgcacgaggtgaaaaatctgtcgatgtgcccttgagcaaggcacttaatgaTAATGGCTAACCCCCCAGGCTGTGACTCTGAAGGTGTTGAGGAGAGTTGAGACATGGaaacaaaacacatttccaattcacacacacCGGTGTAAAAGAAGACAAATAAAACCATCCACCAAATTATGTTGGACTGTCCTTGAGTGGATGTTGTCTAAGAGGTCAGACtaagattatttttttttaaacctgctcAGAGATTTgagcaaaatatatattttaaaaacagatCCAGCTCAGTAAGTCAGAGCTGAACGAGAagttagatcaaatcaaatgttttaaaaaatgatcaCTTTTCCCCGGTTGTTGTTGTGTGTAGTCCTCCTGTACAGTAATGTTGaggttgttcctcctgtcctgTACAGTAATGTTGaggttgttcctcctgtcctgTTCAGTAATGTTGaggttgttcctcctgtcctgTTCAGTAATGTTGaggttgttcctcctgtcctgTACAGTAATGTTGaggttgttcctcctgtcctgTTCAGTAATGTTGaggttgttcctcctgtcctgttcagtaatgttgttgaggttgttcctcctgtcctgTTCAGTAATGTTGAGGGTGTTCCACCTATCCTGTTCAGTAATGTTGAGGTTGTCCCACCTGTCCTGTTCAGTAATGTTGaggttgttcctcctgtcctgTTCAGTAATGTTGaggttgttcctcctgtcctgttcagtaatgttgttgaggttgttcctcctgtcctgTTCAGTAATGTTGAGGTTGTTCCACCTGTCCTGTTCAGTAATGTTGTTGAGGTTGTTCCACCTGTCCTGTTCAGTAATGTTGTTGaggttgttcctcctgtcctgttcagtaatgttgttgaggttgttcctcctgtcctgttcagtaatgttgttgaggttgttcctcctgtcctgttcagtaatgttgttgaggttgttcctcctgtcctgTTCAGTAATGTTGaggttgttcctcctgtcctgTTCAGTAATGTTGaggttgttcctcctgtcctgttcagtaatgttgttgaggttgttcctcctgtcctgTTCAGTAATGTTGAGGTTGTTCCACCTGTCCTGTTCAGTAATGTTGTTGAGGTTGTTCCACCTGTCCTGTTCAGTAATGTTGTTGaggttgttcctcctgtcctgttcagtaatgttgttgaggttgttcctcctgtcctgttcagtaatgttgttgaggttgttcctcctgtcctgTTCAGTAATGTTGaggttgttcctcctgtcctgTTCAGTAATGTTGaggttgttcctcctgtcctgttcagtaatgttgttgaggttgttcctcctgtcctgTTCAGTAATGTTGAGGTTGTTCCACCTGTCCTGTTCAGTAATGTTGaggttgttcctcctgtcctgTTCAGTAATGTTGaggttgttcctcctgtcctgTTCAGTAATGTTGaggttgttcctcctgtcctgTTCAGTAATGTTGAGGTTGTTCCTCATTCTCTTCTTTCCTTATTTTTTTGTTCTTATTTGGAATGTTTTTCCAGCTTTGTGTCCCCGTCGTCTTACCTCAGGTGACGTCGCTTTAAAGTCCGACGTAGGACGCCGGTGTGTCCCTCCCAGAGGCGTGTGTGTCCCTCCCAGAGGCGTgtgtgtccccctcccagagGCGTGTGTGTCCCTCCCAGAGGCGTGTGTGTCCCTCCCAGAGGCGTGTATGTCCCTCCCAGAGGCGTgtgtgtccccctcccagaggcgtgtgtgtccccctcccagaggcgtgtgtgtccccctcccagaggcgtgtgtgtccccctcccagaggcgtgtgtccccctcccagaggcgtgtgtccccctcccagaggcgtgtgtccccctcccagaggcgtgtgtccccctcccagagGCGTGTGTGTCCCTCCCAGAGGCGTGTGTGTCCCTCCCAGAGGCGTGTGTGTCCCTCCCAGAGGCGTGTGTGTTGTATACAGTGGTAGGTAGGTCATAGCCCGACCCAGGCGGGGCTGCTGGAGTAACAGTGATCTGTGCCTGTGTGAGGGACCGTCCCCAGTCCATCAGAGTCCAGACAGTCAAACACTATACTCTCCACATCAACCTCCACGTCTtctgcaaaaaaacaaaaaacaacacatcTCAGGTTATCAAAGACAATCTATAATCTGTCAAATATGACTGGATAAAATACAAATCTGTTCAATCGCAGACTCAAATTTCTCCTAAAATCTTCTGGTAAAATCAATGTGTGTTTTAGTTGTACTTAAGACACCGTATTTCTGATATGAAACATTAAGTTGAATAACTTTAAACATGAACACCTCCGGAGACCTACATCCCTAACATGGAGACCTGAAGATGTAGACCTACATCCCTAACATGGAGATGAACATGGAGAAGATGGACTCCCTAACAAATGGATATTCCCAGGTTACATTTTGAGAGAGATACTAAACATGGGTAAGAGAGCTGTGATTGGTTACTAAACATGGGTAAGAGAGCTGTGATTGGTTACTAAACATGGGTAAGAGAGCTGTGATTGGTTACTAAACATGGGTAAGAGAGCTGTGATTGGATACTAAACATGGGTAAGAGAGCTATGATTGGTTACTAAACATGGGTAAGAGAGCTGTGATTGGAGAAGAGAGCTGTGACGACCGTAAGACTCACCTCTGTCAGAGTCAGATCTCTCTGAAGAGGACATGGCTGCTGATCCCAGGCTGTCGTTCCTCATCCTCTCTGAGACCGCTCCAGCTCCTCCTTGACCCCCAGGGCCTAGACCAGTCAGACCCCTAGGGCCCAGACCCCCAGGGCCTAGACCAGTCAGACCCCTAGGGCCCAGACCCCCAGGGCCCAGACCAGTCAGACCCCTAGGGCCTCCATGTCCCTGCAGCTGCTCTAGCCTCaccctcagctctctctgctcccaACGCAGACGACCCTTCAACTGCTCCGCACCTTCATCTTGATCCTGCAGCTTCTGATGGGGGcgaaggagagagacatgaggacagatatacagagagataTGAGGACAGTTATACAGAGAGACATGAGGACAgttatacagagagagacatgaggacagttatacagagagagacatgaggacagatatacagagagacatgaggacagttatacagagagagagagagacatgaggacaGTTATACAGAGACATGAGGACAGTTATACAGAGAGACATGAGGACAGTTATACAGAGAGACATGAGGACAgttatacagagagagacatgaggacagttatacagagagagacatgaggacagttatacagagagagacatgaggacaGTTATACAGAGACATGAGGACAGTTATACAGAGAGACATGAGGACAGTTATACAGAGAGACATGAGGACAGTTATACAGAAAGACATGAGGACAGTTATACAGAGAGACATGAGGACAGTTATACAGAGAGACATGAGGACagttatacagagagagagacatgaggacagttatacagagagagagacatgaggacaGTTATACAGAGAGACATGAGGACAGTTATACAGAGAGACATGAGGACAGTTATACAGAGAGACATGAGGACagttatacagagagagagacatgaggacagttatacagagagagacacatgagtAAAGCTAGTaatggttagggtttagggtcgtggttagggtttagggtagtggttagggtttagggtagtggttagggtttagggtagtggttagggttaaggttaaggtagtgtttagggttagggtagggtttagggtagtgggtagggtttagggtagggggtAGGGCAGGGATTAGGGTAGTGGGCAGGGTTTAGGGTAGTGGGTAGGAGGCAGGGTTTAGCTGTGTGTTCATCTCACCTTGAAGTGTGTCTGAGCCCGTCTCAGCAGGTTCAGGgtggtgtttagggttagggtagggtttagggtagtgggtagggtttagggtagtgggcagggtttagggtttagctGTGTGTTCATCTCACCTTGATGTGTGTCTGAGCCCGTCTCAGCAGGTTCAGAGTGGTGTTTCTCATGGAGTCAGACACCTGAGGAACCTGCTGCTTCAACTGTTCCAGGTGGTGTCTCAACTGAGCACGTCTgttacaacaacacaatgagacaATGTTACAACTGAGCACGTCTgttacaacaacacaatgagacaATGTTACAACTGAGCACGTCTgttacaacaacacaatgagacaATGTTACAACTGAGCACGTCTgttacaacaacacaatgagacaATGTTACAACTGAGCACGTCTgttacaacaacacaatgagacaATGTTACAACTGAGCACGTCTgttacaacaacacaatgagacaATGTTACAACTGAGCACGTCTgttacaacaacacaatgagacaATGTTACAACTGAGCACGTCTgttacaacaacacaatgagacaATGTTACAACTGAGCACGTCTgttacaacaacacaatgagacaATGTTACAACTGAGCACGTCTgttacaacaacacaatgagacaATGTTACAACTGAGCACGTCTgttacaacaacacaatgagacaATGTTACAACTGAGCACGTCTgttacaacaacacaatgagacaATGTTACAACTGAGCACGTCTgttacaacaacacaatgagacaATGTTACAACTGAGCACGTCTgttacaacaacacaatgagacaATGTTACAACTGAGCACGTCTgttacaacaacacaatgagacaATGTTACAACTGAGCACGTCTgttacaacaacacaatgagacaATGTTACAACTGAGCACGTCTgttacaacaacacaatgagacaATGTTACAACTGAGCACGTCTgttacaacaacacaatgagacaATGTTACAACTGAGCACGTCTgttacaacaacacaatgagacaATGTTACAACTGAGCACGTCTgttacaacaacacaatgagacaATGTTACAACTGAGCACGTCTgttacaacaacacaatgagacaATGTTACAACTGAGCACGTCTgttacaacaacacaatgagacaATGTTACAACTGAGCACGTCTgttacaacaacacaatgagacaATGTTACAACTGAGCACGTCTgttacaacaacacaatgagacaATGTTACAACTGAGCACGTCTgttacaacaacacaatgagacaATGTTACAACTGAGCACGTCTgttacaacaacacaatgagacaATGTTACAACTGAGCACGTCTgttacaacaacacaatgagacaATGTTACAACTGAGCACGTCTgttacaacaacacaatgagacaATGTTACAATAATATAACTATTCATAAACTAGACCCTGCCCTGTCCAGACTAGTGCCCTGTCCAGACTAGTGCCCTGTCCAGACTAGTGCCCTGTCCAGACTAGTGCCCTGTCCAGACTAGTGCCCTGTCCAGACTAGTGCCCTGTCCAGACTAGTGCCCTGTCCAGACTAGTGCCCTGTCCAGACTAGTGCCCTGTCCAGACTAGTGCCCTGTCCAGACTAGTGCCCTGTCCAGACTAGTGCCCTGTCCAGACTAGTGCCCTGTCCAGACTAGTGCCCTGTCCAGACTAGTGCCCTGTCCAGACTAGTGCCCTGTCCAGACTAGTGCCCTGTCCAGACTAGTGCCCTGTCCAGACTAGTGCCCTGTCCAGACTAGTGCCCTGTCCAGACTAGTGCCCTGTCCAGACTAGTGCCCTGTCCAGACTAGTGCCCTGTCCAGACTAGTGCCCTGTCCAGACTAGTGCCCTGTCCAGACTAGTGCCCTGTCCAGACTAGTGCCCTGTCCAGACTAGTGCCCTGTCCAGACTAGTGCCCTGTCCAGACTAGTGCCCTGTCCAGACTAGTGCCCTGTCCAGACTAGTGCCCTGTCCAGACTAGTGCCCTGTCCAGACTAGTGCCCTGTCCAGACTAGTGCCCTGTCCAGACTAGTGCCCTGTCCAGACTAGTGCCCTGTCCAGACTAGTGCCCTGTCCAGACTAGTGCCCTGTCCAGACTAGTGCCCTGTCCAGACTAGTGCCCTGTCCAGACTAGTGCCCTGTCCAGACTAGTGCCCTGTCCAGGGGATGTACTGTACATTAAGCTGCATCactgtacagaaacaggagatggactcctgccctacgggccgttctggtccactgtacagaaacaggagatggactcctgccctatgggccgttctggtccactctacagaaacaggagatggactcctgccctatgggccgttctggtccactgtacagaaacaggagattgaCTCCTGCCCTATGAGCCGTTCTggtccactctacagaaacaggagatggactcctgccctacgggccgttctggtccactctacagaaacaggagatggactcctgccctacgggccgttctggttcactctacagaaacaggagatggactcctgccctacgggccgttctggtccactctacagaaacaggagatggactcctgccctacgggccgttctggtccactgtacagaaacaggagatggactcctgccatacgggccgttctggttcggACAAGGCTACATACTTTATTTAATAACACTCAAGCCCAGTTGCACTTAAACATGAAATGAAATAAGATGTAAAGGAGTGGCCGTCTTTAAAAAGCAACAGATCCCTTTGAAAACGGCCCGTGGCATCGATGAGTCACAGACAGTTATTCTTGTGTCCAAATTGACTACTtagtgtaaataggatcattttggtaATAAAGTCATTATCTGCCTctccagtgctagctgtgccactagagatcctggttcgagtctaGACAACCGGGAG from Oncorhynchus kisutch isolate 150728-3 linkage group LG15, Okis_V2, whole genome shotgun sequence encodes:
- the mxd3 gene encoding max dimerization protein 3; translated protein: MDANTCNIQVLLQAAEFLERREREAEHGYASVLPFYCPGDSEKKSKQKNKKLQAAGSNRTVHNELEKHRRAQLRHHLEQLKQQVPQVSDSMRNTTLNLLRRAQTHIKKLQDQDEGAEQLKGRLRWEQRELRVRLEQLQGHGGPRGLTGLGPGGLGPRGLTGLGPGGLGPRGLTGLGPGGQGGAGAVSERMRNDSLGSAAMSSSERSDSDREDVEVDVESIVFDCLDSDGLGTVPHTGTDHCYSSSPAWVGL